In Leptodesmis sichuanensis A121, the following are encoded in one genomic region:
- the rimM gene encoding ribosome maturation factor RimM (Essential for efficient processing of 16S rRNA) — translation MAGFIEIGRIVGAQGLTGEVRVYPSSDFPERFLEPGNRWLLPPGATDPKLIELVQGRYLESKGLYIVQIAGITDRNQAEALRNSVVLVSEQDRPLLEEDEFYILDLIGLEVFDQASQTLIGTVINVLSAGNDLLEVQRNLDQTSDRVSTKTVLIPFVKAIVPVVDLSQHRIEITPPAGLIE, via the coding sequence ATGGCGGGCTTTATTGAAATTGGCAGAATTGTGGGTGCTCAGGGATTAACTGGGGAGGTGCGAGTTTACCCCAGTTCCGATTTTCCAGAGCGCTTTTTAGAACCGGGAAACCGCTGGCTATTACCACCGGGGGCTACCGATCCCAAACTGATCGAACTGGTGCAAGGGCGGTACCTGGAGAGCAAAGGACTGTATATAGTGCAGATTGCTGGCATCACCGATCGCAATCAAGCAGAAGCCTTACGAAACAGCGTGGTTCTGGTCTCGGAGCAGGATCGCCCCTTACTAGAAGAAGACGAGTTCTACATTCTAGATCTGATTGGCCTGGAAGTCTTTGATCAGGCTTCTCAAACGCTGATTGGCACCGTGATTAACGTACTCTCGGCAGGTAATGATTTGCTGGAAGTACAACGCAATCTGGATCAGACCTCTGATAGAGTATCAACCAAGACCGTCTTGATTCCGTTTGTCAAAGCGATCGTACCTGTAGTGGACTTATCCCAGCACCGGATTGAAATCACTCCGCCTGCTGGCCTGATTGAATAA
- a CDS encoding valine--pyruvate transaminase — protein MQPALSRIGRDMSSLTGVRAIMKDIIETLRAGQGQTFINLSAGNPLILPEVEQLWRDCTADLLASPEYSEVVCRYGASQGYQPLIAAVVQDFNQRYGLQLSDRNILITPGSQSLYFYAANAFGGYTSSGDLKKIVLPLSPDYTGYGGVALTPEALIAYKPTLDIDAAAHRFKYRPDFSQLDINEQTGCVIFSRPCNPTGNVLTQDEVRKIADLAAPFDVPVLIDSAYAPPFPALNFVDMEPLFGGNILHCMSLSKAGLPGERIGIAIGDEQLIQTLECFQTNLCIHSPRYGQAIAARAIASGALAQIAETVIRPFYQKKVQLVESVLDQAMPNDIPWFLHRGEGAIFCWLWLDQLPLSDWELYQQLKQVGVIVVPGSTFFPGLREDWPHKQQCLRISLTGSDSEIETGMQRLADLLKQVYITVP, from the coding sequence ATGCAGCCTGCCCTAAGTCGAATTGGCCGTGATATGTCTAGCCTGACGGGTGTTCGGGCAATTATGAAAGACATTATTGAGACCTTACGGGCAGGACAGGGACAAACCTTTATCAATTTGAGTGCGGGTAATCCTCTGATCCTGCCAGAGGTAGAGCAGCTTTGGCGAGACTGTACGGCTGATCTGTTAGCCAGTCCGGAGTACAGCGAAGTGGTCTGCCGCTATGGAGCCAGCCAGGGCTATCAACCGCTGATTGCAGCCGTTGTCCAGGATTTTAACCAGCGGTACGGATTACAGTTGAGCGATCGCAACATTCTGATCACTCCCGGTAGCCAGAGCCTCTATTTCTATGCCGCCAATGCCTTTGGAGGTTATACCTCCAGCGGTGATTTAAAGAAAATTGTGCTGCCTCTCAGTCCAGACTACACAGGCTACGGCGGTGTGGCCCTGACTCCGGAAGCCTTGATTGCCTATAAGCCAACTCTGGATATCGATGCAGCGGCTCATCGGTTCAAATATCGTCCTGACTTCAGTCAACTGGACATTAACGAGCAAACGGGATGTGTCATCTTCTCTCGTCCCTGTAACCCAACCGGGAATGTGCTGACCCAGGACGAGGTAAGAAAGATTGCTGATCTGGCGGCTCCCTTTGATGTCCCGGTATTGATTGACTCGGCCTATGCGCCTCCCTTCCCGGCCCTCAATTTTGTAGACATGGAGCCTTTGTTTGGGGGCAATATTCTGCACTGCATGAGCCTCTCCAAAGCCGGACTGCCAGGAGAACGAATTGGCATTGCGATCGGTGATGAGCAACTGATCCAGACTTTAGAATGCTTCCAGACCAACCTGTGTATTCACTCTCCCCGATACGGACAGGCGATCGCGGCTCGTGCGATCGCGTCAGGTGCCCTGGCCCAAATCGCTGAAACCGTGATTCGTCCCTTCTATCAGAAGAAAGTGCAACTTGTGGAGTCGGTGTTGGATCAGGCGATGCCGAACGACATTCCCTGGTTCTTACACCGAGGAGAGGGGGCTATTTTTTGCTGGCTCTGGCTCGATCAGTTACCCCTATCGGATTGGGAGTTGTATCAGCAACTGAAGCAGGTGGGCGTAATCGTGGTTCCGGGTAGTACCTTCTTCCCTGGATTGCGGGAAGACTGGCCACACAAACAGCAGTGTCTCCGCATCAGCCTCACCGGAAGTGATAGTGAGATTGAAACCGGAATGCAACGGCTCGCTGACCTGCTCAAGCAAGTTTATATCACGGTGCCATGA
- the glgP gene encoding alpha-glucan family phosphorylase has protein sequence MVNSLSATPATQLSNKLPRSLKRLADLAFNYWWCWNADQSLFELINADEWQRCGHNPVALLEAVSYERLTQLAIDPFYLNRLHQVVEAFDRYQAAKNTWASRVAPQLSQDHPVAYFCAEFGLHESLPVYSGGLGILAGDHLKSASDLGVPMVGVGLLYRQGYFHQRLNRDGWQEDFYIDNPFERMPLELMKNGQGEPIVIEILVRQRTVKVQIWKVQVGRVDLYLLDSDRDDNDPIDRWLTGHLYGGNQETRIAQEVVLGIGGVRALQALGIEPGLYHLNEGHAAFCLLEVAQLEIQKTGQSFYDIEAAVRDRCVFTTHTPVPAGHDVFSADLMDSFFAHYWPQMGLSREQFLALGARRLGDPWEPFGMTVLALRLCRTANGVSELHGHVSRQMWHVLYPDKSETNVPIGYVTNGVHASTWTAALLSDLYAQYLDKDWSAKVSDPALWEKVDQIPDQELWWRHQVLKERLIAHARFKIKQARQNRGESPEWIAASDRILDPNILTIGFARRFSPYKRGDLLLRDPERALKIFGNPDRPVQIIFSGKAHPADEEGKRIIQRLMEWCKQPEIVNRVAFIEDYDMYTARKLVQGVDIWLNNPRRPLEASGTSGQKVCFNGGINCSVLDGWWCEGYQTDAQGKGINGWAIGEDAHTSNQELQDKIDSDSLYQLLEEEIVPLYYDQDKAGVPHRWIAMMKASIKTNAPAFNTHRMIADYVTRIYAPGSKLDVGRSFAQVPL, from the coding sequence ATGGTGAATTCCCTTTCTGCAACCCCCGCAACCCAACTGAGCAATAAGCTGCCCAGATCCTTAAAACGGTTGGCAGATCTGGCCTTTAACTATTGGTGGTGTTGGAATGCCGATCAGTCCCTGTTTGAACTGATTAATGCCGATGAGTGGCAACGCTGCGGACATAATCCGGTGGCGCTTCTGGAAGCTGTTTCCTACGAGCGATTGACTCAGCTTGCCATCGATCCCTTCTATCTCAACCGTTTGCATCAAGTGGTGGAAGCCTTCGATCGCTACCAGGCGGCCAAAAATACCTGGGCCAGCCGCGTGGCTCCCCAACTCTCGCAAGACCATCCCGTAGCCTACTTCTGTGCTGAATTTGGCCTGCATGAATCTTTGCCTGTCTACTCGGGTGGCCTGGGCATTTTGGCGGGAGATCACCTGAAGTCTGCGTCTGATCTGGGCGTGCCGATGGTCGGGGTGGGGCTTTTGTATCGGCAGGGCTATTTTCACCAGCGGCTCAACCGGGATGGCTGGCAGGAAGATTTTTACATCGACAATCCCTTTGAGCGGATGCCCCTGGAATTGATGAAAAATGGCCAGGGTGAGCCGATCGTCATCGAAATTTTGGTCAGGCAGCGCACAGTCAAGGTGCAGATTTGGAAAGTGCAGGTAGGGCGAGTGGATCTTTACCTGCTGGACAGCGATCGGGATGACAACGATCCCATCGATCGCTGGCTCACGGGGCACCTGTATGGCGGCAATCAGGAAACTCGGATTGCTCAAGAAGTGGTGCTGGGGATCGGTGGAGTACGGGCATTACAGGCATTGGGCATCGAACCCGGACTGTATCACCTCAATGAAGGCCATGCCGCTTTTTGTTTGCTGGAAGTGGCTCAATTAGAAATTCAGAAAACAGGCCAGTCTTTCTACGACATTGAGGCTGCCGTGCGCGATCGTTGCGTCTTCACCACTCACACTCCCGTCCCCGCAGGCCATGATGTCTTTTCTGCCGACTTAATGGATTCTTTCTTTGCTCACTATTGGCCGCAGATGGGTCTGTCACGGGAACAGTTTTTGGCGCTCGGAGCACGTCGCCTGGGGGATCCCTGGGAGCCGTTTGGGATGACGGTGCTGGCTCTCCGGTTGTGCCGCACAGCGAATGGAGTCAGTGAATTACATGGTCACGTTTCCCGCCAGATGTGGCATGTGTTGTATCCCGATAAGTCAGAAACGAACGTCCCCATTGGTTATGTGACAAATGGGGTACATGCTTCCACCTGGACAGCCGCCCTGCTAAGTGACTTGTATGCTCAATACCTGGATAAAGATTGGTCGGCGAAAGTTAGCGATCCCGCTCTCTGGGAAAAGGTGGATCAGATTCCCGATCAGGAGTTGTGGTGGCGACATCAGGTGCTCAAGGAACGGTTGATTGCCCACGCCCGGTTCAAAATTAAGCAGGCTCGGCAAAATCGGGGGGAAAGTCCGGAGTGGATTGCCGCCAGCGATCGCATTCTCGATCCGAATATTCTGACGATCGGGTTTGCCCGTCGCTTCAGTCCTTATAAACGGGGCGATTTGTTGCTGCGGGATCCAGAGCGTGCTCTGAAAATTTTTGGTAATCCCGATCGCCCCGTGCAGATCATCTTTTCTGGAAAAGCCCATCCCGCTGATGAAGAAGGCAAGCGGATTATTCAACGGTTGATGGAATGGTGTAAACAACCAGAAATCGTCAATCGGGTCGCCTTTATCGAAGACTACGATATGTACACCGCTCGTAAACTGGTGCAAGGCGTTGACATCTGGTTGAACAATCCTCGTCGTCCCCTGGAAGCGTCTGGCACCAGTGGGCAAAAGGTTTGCTTTAACGGTGGGATTAACTGCAGTGTGCTAGACGGTTGGTGGTGCGAAGGCTATCAAACGGATGCTCAGGGGAAAGGGATCAATGGCTGGGCGATCGGAGAAGATGCCCATACCAGCAATCAGGAATTGCAAGACAAAATCGATTCCGATTCCCTGTATCAACTTCTGGAAGAGGAAATTGTTCCCCTGTATTACGACCAGGATAAGGCAGGGGTGCCTCACCGCTGGATCGCCATGATGAAAGCTTCGATCAAAACCAATGCTCCAGCTTTCAATACTCACCGGATGATTGCAGATTACGTCACTCGCATCTACGCTCCTGGCAGCAAGCTGGATGTGGGACGGAGTTTTGCCCAAGTACCCCTATAA
- a CDS encoding Tab2/Atab2 family RNA-binding protein: MVVWEADFYRRPLKDESGHPLWELVICDATDTFRYSAFCPQAEASAGWLADQLRQLFDTGQPQPTCIKTFRPATLSLLEAASQTLEIPVEGTRSTPALKRYLKELAEQYPALPGYTGQSYNPILLDRPPPLPLTDTLLGQQWRFASLPAADLVDTFTDRMIPVLKMPESLLPLNLGLASTTPIPGVVIDGGRKSLPLAHWIAAVHPVSLNYVAGAPDGLILEAGLVDRWIIATFEDPEVATAAVEYECRKQASQGLHFLLIQPDDSGMTYTGFWLLKSDDRTTDV; the protein is encoded by the coding sequence ATGGTTGTTTGGGAAGCTGATTTTTATCGTCGTCCACTTAAGGATGAATCGGGTCATCCTTTGTGGGAACTGGTGATTTGTGATGCCACGGATACATTTCGATATTCCGCGTTTTGCCCGCAAGCTGAGGCGAGTGCGGGTTGGCTGGCAGATCAATTACGACAATTGTTTGACACAGGGCAACCTCAACCGACTTGTATCAAAACCTTCCGTCCAGCAACGTTGAGCTTGCTAGAAGCAGCCAGCCAGACCTTAGAAATCCCAGTGGAAGGCACCCGATCGACCCCCGCACTCAAGCGGTATTTAAAGGAACTAGCTGAACAATACCCTGCCTTACCGGGCTACACGGGGCAATCCTATAACCCCATTCTGCTCGATCGCCCACCCCCACTTCCCCTCACTGACACGTTATTGGGGCAACAATGGCGCTTTGCCTCTCTTCCTGCTGCCGATCTGGTGGATACCTTTACCGATCGCATGATTCCAGTCCTAAAAATGCCTGAGTCACTGTTACCCCTCAACTTGGGACTGGCTTCCACAACACCAATTCCTGGAGTGGTGATCGATGGTGGCAGAAAATCATTGCCCCTTGCCCACTGGATTGCAGCGGTACATCCCGTTTCCCTGAATTATGTTGCAGGCGCACCGGATGGCTTGATTTTGGAAGCGGGACTCGTCGATCGCTGGATTATTGCCACCTTTGAGGATCCGGAAGTTGCCACTGCTGCCGTTGAATATGAGTGCCGTAAGCAGGCCAGTCAAGGATTGCACTTTCTCCTCATTCAACCCGATGATTCAGGTATGACCTATACAGGCTTTTGGCTTCTGAAGAGTGATGATAGAACTACAGATGTTTGA
- a CDS encoding FHA domain-containing protein, with protein MIQPDRLSASTEDSEEVALAKASTVVIEEEAETLDSPPRGVDYRPNYYIQGIIQGGLVYIITNLLGRESQTLFQSQRVWTIGRNREAALPLRDRALSRRHAVILYVPKEGFYLIDLNSMNGTFVNGVRIRQRQCLKDGDRLRMGSLEFSFFTSTIARTISPIHPEVLTRFTTSRSRTNNLMDYASLEEPDILFQSAQKLRTK; from the coding sequence ATGATTCAACCTGATCGCCTGTCTGCGAGTACCGAAGACAGCGAAGAAGTTGCTCTGGCTAAAGCATCCACAGTCGTCATAGAGGAAGAAGCTGAGACTCTAGATTCCCCTCCACGAGGGGTTGATTACCGTCCCAACTATTATATTCAAGGCATTATCCAGGGTGGGCTAGTCTATATCATTACCAATCTGCTTGGTCGAGAATCTCAAACCTTATTTCAATCGCAACGGGTGTGGACGATCGGCCGTAACCGGGAAGCGGCCTTACCTTTGCGCGATCGTGCGCTCTCGCGTCGCCATGCAGTCATTCTTTATGTTCCCAAAGAAGGATTCTATCTCATCGATCTCAATAGCATGAATGGCACGTTTGTGAATGGAGTCCGGATTCGCCAACGCCAATGCTTGAAGGATGGCGATCGCCTGCGGATGGGCAGTCTCGAATTTAGCTTTTTCACTAGCACCATCGCTCGTACTATTAGCCCGATTCATCCGGAGGTGCTGACTCGCTTCACCACTTCCCGATCTCGCACCAACAATTTGATGGACTACGCTTCCCTGGAAGAACCAGACATTTTGTTCCAGTCTGCACAAAAGTTGCGGACGAAGTAG
- a CDS encoding phytoene desaturase family protein: MDSLTPSPSPPPQSRWDAIVIGSGIGGLVAGALLARYGKQVIVCESHSIPGGAAHSFTRQGFHFDSGPSFYCGLSDRTSLNPLRQVLDVLEESVPAIPYDPLGHYHFPEATIPIYGNLERYRSAVAQLTPPGAAELKRLEQRLLGLYDALKEIPAIALRADFSLIPLLLTRYFPALIKLLPQLPKIQSSVGDLMRDIQDPWVRRLVDLECFLLSGLKADGTIAPEMAFMLGERSRSVIDYPVGGSGAIVQALVRGLEKWGGTLRLNAHVEQILVESGTVAGVRFRGGEMLCAPIVISNATVWDTYTQLLKPSDLPAAYRSTALQTPAVESFMHLHLGIRADGLVGLTGHHVVIHDSDQDITAPGNTCMISIPSVWDANLAPAKHHVVHAYTLEPFAGWQRDDTYENRKRQKAEPLFRALERVIPDIRDRVVLELIGTPLTHARYLRRYQGTYGPAIAAGKGMFPSCHTPISGLYRVGDSTLPGIGVPAVAASGILCANSLRE, translated from the coding sequence ATGGACTCTCTCACCCCTTCCCCTTCCCCACCCCCCCAGTCTCGATGGGATGCGATCGTTATTGGCAGCGGCATCGGTGGCCTGGTCGCTGGGGCTTTGCTGGCTCGCTATGGAAAACAGGTGATAGTCTGCGAAAGTCATAGCATTCCTGGAGGAGCCGCCCACAGCTTTACCCGCCAGGGGTTCCATTTCGATTCTGGCCCCTCGTTCTATTGCGGATTGAGCGATCGCACCTCCTTAAATCCCCTACGGCAGGTGCTGGATGTGCTGGAAGAAAGTGTTCCTGCCATTCCTTATGATCCGCTTGGTCACTATCACTTCCCTGAAGCCACAATTCCCATCTACGGCAACTTAGAACGCTATCGATCGGCTGTGGCTCAACTGACACCCCCAGGAGCCGCTGAATTAAAACGGTTGGAACAACGACTACTGGGACTGTATGACGCATTAAAGGAAATTCCCGCGATCGCCCTGCGTGCTGACTTCTCATTAATTCCTCTGCTGTTGACCCGCTACTTTCCAGCCCTGATCAAGCTACTGCCCCAACTTCCCAAAATTCAATCCTCGGTGGGCGATTTAATGCGAGACATCCAGGATCCCTGGGTCAGGCGGCTCGTAGATTTGGAATGCTTCCTGCTCTCAGGATTGAAGGCCGATGGCACCATTGCTCCAGAAATGGCCTTTATGTTGGGGGAGCGATCGCGCTCCGTAATTGATTATCCTGTGGGCGGGAGTGGCGCGATCGTGCAAGCATTGGTTCGAGGCTTAGAGAAATGGGGTGGTACTCTGCGGTTGAATGCCCATGTGGAGCAAATCCTGGTAGAGTCTGGAACTGTTGCAGGAGTCCGATTCCGTGGTGGGGAGATGCTGTGTGCGCCGATCGTCATTTCCAATGCTACGGTCTGGGATACTTATACCCAGTTGCTGAAACCATCCGATTTACCCGCCGCCTATCGATCGACAGCCTTGCAAACTCCTGCTGTAGAAAGCTTCATGCATCTTCATCTGGGAATTCGAGCCGACGGATTGGTGGGACTGACCGGGCATCATGTGGTCATCCATGATTCTGATCAGGACATCACCGCACCGGGCAATACCTGTATGATTTCCATTCCCTCCGTTTGGGATGCCAATCTGGCTCCGGCTAAGCATCACGTTGTTCATGCTTATACCCTGGAACCATTTGCAGGTTGGCAACGGGATGACACCTACGAGAATCGCAAACGACAAAAAGCAGAGCCGCTATTCCGTGCCTTAGAACGAGTGATTCCCGATATCCGCGATCGCGTAGTCTTGGAGCTGATTGGTACTCCTCTTACCCATGCTCGCTATCTACGCCGTTATCAGGGAACGTATGGGCCTGCGATCGCGGCTGGTAAAGGGATGTTTCCCAGTTGTCACACTCCCATTTCCGGCCTGTACCGCGTGGGCGACAGTACCCTGCCGGGAATTGGTGTGCCTGCTGTAGCTGCTTCTGGCATTTTGTGTGCGAATTCGTTGAGGGAATAG
- a CDS encoding DMT family transporter produces the protein MINFLRDYPGELAALSAALIWAVASVIYTGVGRQLSPLVLNLVKGLIAIVLLIATLLLTGNLFPTVDSRSLALLLLSGAVGIGFGDTAYFGALNCIGPRRTLVLESLAPPLAAVLALIFLQEQLPSTGWVGIVLTVFGVTWVVLERSREASTPAVLTLRGIVLGLLAAGGQAGGAVMSRAALAGTDINPLWSTFIRLVGGIVILVIWLGVQRQSMRVLKPLRSRRLLMVVAGTAFFSTYLGIWLQQLSLKYAPAGVAQSLSATSPLFVIPIAVIFAGDKVSVRAVLGVLVAIAGVWLLFNR, from the coding sequence ATGATTAACTTCTTAAGAGACTACCCTGGTGAACTGGCTGCCCTGAGTGCTGCATTGATCTGGGCTGTAGCCTCTGTGATCTATACGGGAGTGGGACGGCAGTTGTCGCCACTGGTGTTGAATTTGGTTAAGGGATTGATTGCGATCGTCCTGCTCATTGCCACCTTGCTGCTGACGGGCAATCTGTTTCCGACTGTGGATTCCCGCTCCCTCGCCCTTCTACTTCTCAGTGGTGCCGTTGGCATTGGTTTTGGAGACACGGCTTACTTTGGAGCACTGAACTGCATTGGCCCGCGCCGAACTCTGGTGCTTGAATCTTTGGCTCCACCGTTGGCTGCTGTCTTAGCCTTGATTTTTCTGCAAGAACAACTGCCGTCTACCGGTTGGGTGGGAATTGTACTGACCGTGTTTGGTGTGACTTGGGTGGTGTTAGAACGATCGCGAGAAGCTTCAACTCCTGCCGTTCTTACTTTGCGGGGAATCGTGCTGGGATTGCTGGCCGCTGGCGGACAGGCCGGGGGGGCGGTCATGTCGAGAGCGGCTCTGGCAGGAACGGACATTAACCCGTTATGGAGTACGTTCATTCGGCTGGTCGGAGGAATTGTCATCCTGGTGATCTGGCTGGGGGTGCAGCGTCAGTCCATGCGAGTGCTGAAACCATTGCGATCGCGGCGACTATTGATGGTCGTGGCTGGAACCGCCTTCTTCAGCACCTATCTGGGTATCTGGCTCCAGCAACTCTCGCTCAAATATGCTCCGGCTGGTGTTGCCCAATCCCTGAGTGCTACCAGTCCACTCTTTGTGATTCCGATTGCGGTGATTTTTGCTGGAGACAAAGTGAGTGTGCGGGCGGTGTTAGGGGTGCTGGTCGCGATCGCAGGAGTCTGGCTGCTGTTCAATCGGTAG
- a CDS encoding esterase-like activity of phytase family protein, producing the protein MKNTFTWLPALASSVTITTLSLLGNTTTATAVSFVNSITIPGNSTDLFPLNGASANANLNRLGGFGSDLYYDRANNVFYGLVDRGPGGGTIDYDTRVQKFSLDVDPHTGAISNFSLLSTILLTDAKGKNFDGLDPAKLNGNPTILGRSLDPEGLAIAPNGNFYVSDEYGPAVKEFTPDGKLVREFTTPKNLLPVDDKGNVNYTTTDDSVKFVSGRQGNRGFEGLAINPDGSKLFALLQDPLTEEGSPDGRSSRNIRLVVFDTKTGQSTAQYIYPLESIADINDRIPGTDNDFKSTQQGRNIGISAITALNDTELLVLERDNRGVGVDDPLSKNPVGSKRTFKIDLTGATDVSNISLAGSNVLPASVTPVSKSLYFDIAAELKAAGVLIPEKMEGLAIGPKLADGSYVILVATDNDFSVTQNSTGLQFDVCSDGTQVPLGTSCPSGTALLPSYLFAFKATAEELHGFIPQESAAVPEPTAMTGLALAGVSGVWLKRRREKGGQ; encoded by the coding sequence ATGAAAAATACATTCACTTGGCTACCCGCACTGGCCAGTTCGGTAACCATCACAACCTTAAGTTTGCTGGGCAATACCACCACTGCTACTGCGGTTTCCTTCGTGAACTCCATTACTATTCCTGGTAATAGTACGGATTTGTTTCCCCTCAATGGTGCGAGTGCCAATGCGAATTTGAATCGTCTAGGTGGGTTTGGTTCTGACCTATATTACGATCGCGCCAACAACGTTTTCTATGGACTGGTAGATCGGGGGCCAGGAGGCGGCACCATCGACTATGACACACGAGTACAGAAATTCTCCCTAGATGTAGATCCACACACTGGAGCGATCAGCAACTTTTCTTTGCTGTCTACCATTCTGCTTACGGATGCTAAAGGCAAAAATTTTGATGGCTTGGATCCGGCGAAACTCAATGGCAATCCCACAATCTTGGGTCGCAGCCTGGATCCAGAAGGATTGGCGATCGCGCCCAATGGCAACTTCTATGTTTCGGATGAATACGGCCCCGCTGTTAAAGAATTTACTCCTGATGGCAAGCTCGTGCGAGAATTCACAACTCCCAAAAATCTGCTGCCTGTGGATGACAAAGGCAATGTCAATTACACCACTACAGATGATTCTGTGAAATTTGTGTCCGGTCGGCAGGGAAACCGGGGCTTTGAAGGACTGGCAATCAATCCAGACGGCAGCAAACTATTTGCTCTGTTGCAAGATCCCCTAACGGAGGAAGGTTCTCCGGATGGGCGATCGAGCCGTAACATCCGTCTGGTGGTGTTCGACACTAAGACTGGTCAGAGTACAGCCCAATATATTTATCCCTTAGAAAGCATTGCCGACATTAACGATCGCATTCCTGGCACCGACAACGACTTCAAGAGTACTCAGCAGGGACGCAATATTGGCATCAGTGCCATCACTGCTCTTAACGACACCGAACTGTTGGTACTGGAACGAGATAACCGGGGTGTGGGAGTCGATGATCCCTTGAGCAAGAATCCAGTAGGCAGTAAACGGACTTTCAAAATTGACCTGACTGGAGCCACCGATGTCAGCAATATTAGTCTGGCAGGCAGCAATGTCCTTCCCGCTAGCGTGACTCCAGTCAGTAAGTCACTCTACTTTGATATCGCTGCCGAATTGAAAGCTGCCGGAGTGCTGATTCCCGAAAAGATGGAAGGATTGGCGATCGGCCCCAAACTGGCTGACGGCTCCTATGTCATCCTCGTCGCCACCGACAACGACTTCAGTGTCACCCAAAATTCTACAGGTCTCCAATTCGATGTTTGCTCGGATGGCACCCAAGTTCCTCTTGGCACCTCCTGTCCCAGTGGTACAGCCCTCCTGCCCTCCTATCTCTTCGCCTTCAAAGCCACTGCCGAAGAACTCCACGGCTTTATTCCCCAGGAATCAGCCGCTGTCCCTGAACCTACTGCAATGACTGGTTTGGCCTTAGCAGGAGTGAGTGGAGTCTGGCTGAAACGACGGAGGGAGAAAGGGGGACAGTAG
- a CDS encoding BrnA antitoxin family protein: MDKKSKKLVSFRLSEELLQTLKDRADEDGVTVTELVTRLLKQGLQTSEDDRIAALEAEIKELRQFKQVNFSGLSSVPVYHQPYFPQNAVPYNCDIETRHYIENLVKTEVEDGIAELKALVKEVLAGKEANK, encoded by the coding sequence ATGGACAAGAAGAGCAAAAAGCTGGTGAGCTTCCGATTGTCAGAGGAACTCCTGCAAACCTTGAAAGACCGCGCCGATGAGGATGGTGTAACTGTAACGGAACTCGTCACAAGGCTACTCAAGCAGGGATTACAGACCAGCGAGGATGATCGCATCGCCGCTTTAGAAGCAGAAATTAAAGAACTTCGGCAATTTAAACAAGTTAATTTCAGTGGTCTTTCTTCGGTTCCGGTGTATCACCAGCCCTATTTCCCTCAGAATGCGGTTCCCTACAACTGTGATATCGAGACGAGACACTATATCGAAAATTTAGTCAAAACGGAGGTAGAAGACGGAATTGCAGAATTAAAAGCTTTAGTCAAGGAGGTACTGGCTGGCAAAGAAGCGAATAAATAG